The nucleotide sequence TAATGGTAAATTATATCGTAAAATGATCACTTTTTATGTTAAAATATAATATATAGTACAAATTACTAAAAGGAATTACAGGTACTGTGTTGAAATATAAATAAAATAGGTGACTTTTATTGGAGGTCTAATATGTTGGAGGATAGTATAATAATTAAAGGTAATAAAGAGGGCATTAATGCAGTTATAAATATCAATAAATTTAAAGATTTTGATGAAATGCTCGAAACTTTAATTGGCAAGTTATCAAGAGGAAAAGTTTTTTATAAAGGTGCTACCCTTAAAATAACGACTGAACTTAAGTATATCAACCAAAAAGAATTCCGTAAATTGAAGGATGTGCTATTTGAAGAGTTTCTCATAAAAGATTGTATACTAGAAGATAGTAAAGAGAAAAAAGTTAAGGTATTTACAGGAATTTATGAAGGACGTACTAAGTTTTTGAGAAGAACTGTGAGAAGTGGTCAAATTGTAAACTATAACGGCAACATAGTTATAATAGGAGATGTTAACGCAGGTGCAGAAATATATGCAGGTGGGAATATTATTATATTAGGGGCTTTAAAAGGATATGTTCATGCGGGATTTGGAGGTAATATAAAAGCGCTAGTAGCTGCCTTTTATCTTCAACCTGAAAT is from Clostridium fermenticellae and encodes:
- the minC gene encoding septum site-determining protein MinC — encoded protein: MLEDSIIIKGNKEGINAVININKFKDFDEMLETLIGKLSRGKVFYKGATLKITTELKYINQKEFRKLKDVLFEEFLIKDCILEDSKEKKVKVFTGIYEGRTKFLRRTVRSGQIVNYNGNIVIIGDVNAGAEIYAGGNIIILGALKGYVHAGFGGNIKALVAAFYLQPEILQIANVMTRSPEDNVKPQYPEVARVKGDTIIVEPYLPNKFI